One part of the Caproiciproducens sp. CPB-2 genome encodes these proteins:
- a CDS encoding L-lactate permease, protein MLQSYLALVPIVWLIIALTYLKMPGHKACLSALAVAAVLALTLWRMPAVDCATSALEGFATALWPIILVIIAAIFTYNLSLKTGAMDIIKRMLTGVSADKRLLILLVGWCFGGFLEGMAGFGTAIAIPASMLAGMGMNPIEACVVCMIANAFPTAFGSVGIPTVTLQAVTGLDALPLAFTTVFQMVPFMILVPFLMVIAGGGGVKALKGVVGITLVSGLSFVLPELVVSRFLGPELTVIVGCVVSLACTFLMVRARKNKPVPKEYDMSAGIAGTAQKQDEPAMPLAVAGLPFILIFVLLLLTSKLVPPVNGFLSIFKSTVKISTASSAGPVSFSWINTPGIIIFVATVIGSLVQKASGRMMWQALTGTVKQMSKTIITIMSVLAVAKIMTYSGMIADMAHLFVVLTGRYYPFVAPIIAAIGAFVTGSGTNTEVLLGTLQTAAAQQIGVSKYWLAAANSLGAGVGKIMSPQCVATAVAAVGLVGQDSKALRAVLKWALIMLAITCVVVGFGVPLSPA, encoded by the coding sequence ATGCTTCAGTCCTATCTTGCTCTGGTACCGATCGTCTGGCTGATTATCGCGCTTACTTATCTGAAGATGCCCGGCCACAAGGCGTGCCTCAGTGCGCTGGCCGTTGCCGCGGTCCTGGCGCTGACGCTTTGGCGCATGCCGGCGGTGGATTGCGCCACCTCCGCCCTGGAAGGTTTCGCCACCGCGCTGTGGCCGATCATTCTGGTCATCATCGCAGCTATTTTTACTTATAATCTTTCTTTAAAAACCGGCGCGATGGACATCATTAAGCGGATGCTCACAGGCGTTTCCGCCGATAAGCGCCTTCTGATCCTGTTGGTGGGGTGGTGCTTCGGCGGATTTCTGGAGGGCATGGCCGGCTTTGGCACGGCAATCGCCATCCCGGCCAGCATGCTGGCCGGGATGGGCATGAATCCGATTGAGGCATGTGTGGTCTGCATGATCGCCAACGCCTTTCCCACAGCGTTCGGTTCCGTCGGCATCCCTACCGTTACCCTGCAGGCAGTGACCGGGCTGGATGCGCTGCCGCTGGCTTTTACGACGGTGTTTCAGATGGTGCCGTTTATGATTCTGGTTCCGTTCCTGATGGTCATCGCGGGCGGGGGCGGCGTCAAAGCGCTGAAGGGCGTTGTGGGCATCACGCTGGTGTCCGGCCTGTCCTTCGTCCTGCCGGAGCTGGTTGTTTCCAGGTTCCTCGGGCCGGAACTGACCGTCATCGTCGGCTGTGTCGTCTCGCTGGCCTGTACCTTCCTGATGGTCAGGGCACGGAAAAATAAGCCGGTTCCCAAGGAGTACGATATGAGTGCGGGGATTGCCGGAACGGCGCAAAAGCAGGACGAACCGGCAATGCCGCTCGCGGTGGCCGGCCTGCCGTTTATTCTTATTTTCGTGCTTCTTCTTCTGACCTCCAAGCTGGTTCCGCCGGTCAACGGTTTCCTTTCTATTTTCAAGTCCACCGTAAAGATCAGCACGGCCTCCAGCGCCGGTCCTGTTTCTTTCAGCTGGATCAATACGCCCGGCATCATCATTTTCGTTGCCACGGTGATCGGCAGCCTCGTGCAAAAGGCCAGCGGCAGGATGATGTGGCAGGCGCTGACCGGCACGGTGAAGCAGATGTCCAAAACGATCATTACCATCATGTCCGTGCTTGCCGTTGCCAAGATTATGACATATTCCGGGATGATCGCCGATATGGCGCACCTCTTTGTCGTTCTTACCGGCCGCTACTATCCGTTTGTGGCGCCGATCATTGCCGCGATCGGTGCGTTTGTCACCGGCAGCGGCACCAACACCGAGGTGCTGCTGGGTACCTTGCAGACGGCTGCCGCACAGCAGATCGGTGTTTCCAAGTACTGGCTCGCCGCGGCGAATTCTCTGGGCGCCGGCGTTGGCAAAATCATGTCTCCCCAGTGCGTTGCCACTGCGGTCGCGGCTGTCGGCCTCGTCGGTCAGGACAGCAAAGCGCTGCGTGCGGTCCTCAAGTGGGCGCTCATTATGCTTGCGATTACCTGTGTGGTAGTCGGCTTCGGCGTTCCTCTTTCTCCTGCCTGA
- the larA gene encoding nickel-dependent lactate racemase — MSIMIPFGKSGMPLHADLSDAEILESHVEELKAADTEDGLVLAAMANPIDSPRLRELAAGKKTCTIIISDHTRPVPSKHILPAMLAELREGSPDIDVTLLVATGFHRPTGKEELVAKLGRDIVEREKIVIHDSRDASGNVQIGVLPSGAACVIDKIAAQTDLLVAEGFIEPHFFAGFSGGRKSVLPGVCDQVTVLGNHCSEFIASPYARTGVLNGNPLHKDMLAAAKMAHLAYIVNVIIDEDKHVVAAFAGDAVTAHRRGCDLLLKYCQVQPEKRGDIVISSNGGYPLDQNIYQSVKGLTAAEAAAAPDAVLIMVSSCSDGHGGESFYRALRDCVSPEKLAEQILATPQDRTRPDQWEFQILCRVLCKHHVIYVTEPEQRKTIEDMKIAWAPDVDTALKEARDIKGADAHLVVIPNGISVMVRESA, encoded by the coding sequence ATGTCCATCATGATTCCCTTTGGCAAATCCGGGATGCCGCTGCACGCGGATCTCAGCGATGCGGAAATTCTGGAATCCCATGTGGAAGAACTCAAAGCCGCCGACACGGAGGACGGTTTGGTGCTGGCCGCCATGGCCAATCCGATCGATTCCCCCCGCCTGCGGGAGCTGGCTGCCGGCAAAAAGACCTGCACGATCATTATCAGCGACCACACGCGTCCGGTCCCGAGCAAACACATTCTTCCCGCCATGCTGGCCGAACTGCGCGAAGGCAGCCCGGACATCGATGTGACGCTGCTGGTGGCTACCGGCTTTCACCGTCCGACCGGCAAGGAAGAGCTGGTGGCGAAGCTCGGCCGGGATATCGTGGAGCGGGAAAAGATCGTAATCCATGATAGCCGGGACGCGTCGGGCAATGTGCAGATTGGCGTGCTTCCTTCCGGAGCGGCGTGCGTGATCGACAAAATAGCGGCACAAACAGATTTACTTGTTGCCGAGGGCTTTATCGAACCGCATTTCTTCGCCGGCTTTTCCGGCGGGCGCAAGAGCGTGCTGCCGGGTGTCTGCGATCAGGTGACGGTGCTTGGCAACCATTGCTCCGAATTTATCGCTTCGCCTTATGCGCGCACCGGCGTCCTGAACGGCAACCCGCTGCACAAGGATATGCTCGCCGCGGCAAAAATGGCGCATCTTGCATACATAGTAAACGTCATTATTGACGAAGATAAGCATGTGGTTGCCGCCTTTGCCGGGGACGCCGTCACCGCTCACCGCCGGGGCTGCGACCTGCTGCTGAAATACTGTCAGGTACAGCCGGAAAAACGCGGCGATATCGTGATTTCCAGCAACGGAGGCTACCCGCTGGACCAGAATATTTACCAAAGCGTAAAAGGCCTTACCGCGGCGGAAGCCGCGGCGGCGCCGGACGCCGTGCTGATCATGGTCAGCTCCTGCAGCGACGGGCACGGCGGAGAAAGCTTTTACCGTGCGCTGCGCGACTGCGTTTCCCCGGAGAAGCTGGCGGAACAGATTCTCGCCACCCCGCAGGACCGGACCCGGCCCGACCAGTGGGAATTCCAGATCCTTTGCCGCGTGCTGTGCAAGCACCATGTCATCTATGTCACGGAACCCGAACAGCGGAAGACCATTGAAGACATGAAGATCGCGTGGGCCCCGGATGTGGACACCGCTTTGAAGGAAGCAAGGGACATCAAAGGCGCGGACGCCCATCTGGTCGTGATCCCCAACGGCATCTCCGTTATGGTGAGAGAATCGGCTTAG
- a CDS encoding FAD-binding oxidoreductase, producing MANYNPVTQEILAELEKAAPGHVVTGADVNPDYSRDEMPIYGTRMPDVTIDVQSTEEVSAIMKICYEHNIPVTTRGAGTGLVGGCTPVCGGVVLCTMRMNKILSYDLENFAVTVQPGVLLQQLADDALKHGCMYPPDPGEKMATLGGNVATNAGGMRAVKYGATRDYVRAMTVVLPNGEITRFGGTVSKTSSGYSLTNLMIGSEGTLGIITELTLKLIPAPQATVSLMAPFEDLEVCISAVPKFFMKHFRPQALEFFEKEILISSEEYLGKQVFPRKIDGTEVGAYLLVTFDGDSMDELDPIVESASEMLVEEGALDVLVADTAPKLKDIWATRSSFLEGIEEQTKLLDECDVVVPVNKIASYVAYVNEIKQNYDFEVKYFGHAGDGNLHIYTCSTEMEEEAFKKQVDQFLSALYRKTVELGGQISGEHGIGYGKVHFLESAMGPVNMELMRGIKKVFDPKLILNPGKVCMDLTRKGE from the coding sequence ATGGCAAATTATAATCCGGTCACACAGGAAATTCTTGCCGAACTGGAAAAAGCGGCGCCCGGTCACGTGGTCACCGGCGCAGATGTCAACCCGGACTACTCCCGCGACGAAATGCCCATTTACGGTACCCGCATGCCGGACGTCACCATTGACGTGCAGAGCACGGAAGAAGTCTCCGCCATCATGAAAATCTGCTATGAGCACAACATTCCGGTCACGACCCGCGGCGCCGGCACCGGTCTGGTGGGCGGCTGCACCCCGGTCTGCGGCGGAGTCGTGCTCTGCACCATGCGCATGAACAAGATTCTGTCCTACGACCTTGAAAACTTCGCGGTCACGGTGCAGCCCGGCGTCCTGCTGCAGCAGCTGGCCGACGACGCGCTGAAGCACGGCTGCATGTATCCCCCGGACCCGGGTGAGAAGATGGCGACTCTGGGCGGCAACGTGGCCACAAACGCGGGCGGCATGCGCGCCGTAAAATACGGAGCTACCCGCGACTATGTCCGCGCCATGACCGTGGTCCTCCCGAACGGTGAAATCACCCGGTTCGGCGGCACGGTTTCCAAGACGAGTTCCGGCTACAGTCTTACGAACCTGATGATCGGCTCGGAAGGCACGCTGGGCATCATCACCGAACTGACCCTGAAGCTCATCCCCGCCCCGCAGGCCACCGTAAGCCTGATGGCCCCGTTCGAGGACCTGGAGGTCTGCATCTCTGCCGTACCGAAATTCTTTATGAAGCATTTCCGTCCGCAGGCACTGGAGTTCTTTGAGAAAGAAATCCTGATTTCCTCCGAAGAGTATCTGGGCAAGCAGGTCTTCCCGCGCAAGATCGACGGCACGGAGGTCGGCGCTTATCTGCTGGTTACTTTTGACGGCGATTCCATGGATGAGCTGGACCCGATCGTCGAGAGCGCTTCCGAAATGCTGGTGGAAGAAGGCGCGCTGGACGTCCTTGTGGCGGATACGGCGCCGAAACTGAAAGACATCTGGGCGACCCGTTCCTCTTTCCTGGAGGGTATCGAGGAGCAGACCAAGCTGCTGGATGAGTGCGACGTGGTCGTTCCGGTGAATAAAATTGCATCCTATGTCGCATATGTCAATGAGATCAAGCAAAACTATGATTTTGAGGTAAAATATTTTGGTCACGCCGGCGACGGCAACCTGCATATCTACACCTGCTCCACGGAAATGGAAGAGGAAGCATTCAAGAAGCAGGTCGATCAGTTCCTGAGCGCTCTCTACCGGAAGACGGTGGAGCTCGGCGGCCAGATTTCCGGCGAGCACGGCATCGGCTACGGAAAGGTGCATTTCCTGGAAAGCGCAATGGGCCCGGTGAACATGGAGCTGATGCGCGGTATTAAAAAGGTATTTGATCCGAAGCTGATTTTGAACCCCGGCAAGGTTTGTATGGACCTGACGAGAAAGGGAGAATAG
- a CDS encoding electron transfer flavoprotein subunit beta/FixA family protein, whose translation MNILVCVKQVPDTNEIKIDPVTNTLVRDGVPSIVNPFDGYALEAAARLRDDAPDTRITVLSMGPKQAENALRECLAIAADNAYLVTDRIFGGSDTLATSYILSRAIAKVEELEGAKFDAIFCGKQAIDGDTAQVGPEIAEHLGYPQVTYALEVKSAEDGLHVYREAEDGKEVIGVQTPCLITFTKPSFDPRFPTIKRKMAARKAQIAQLTAAELTNIDPEHAGLKGSPTKVKRTYVPPRKEAGVVVKEETTEASAHKLYELLSKAHVI comes from the coding sequence ATGAACATTCTTGTATGTGTCAAACAGGTACCGGATACCAATGAAATCAAGATCGATCCGGTCACCAACACCCTGGTGCGCGACGGTGTGCCAAGTATCGTCAACCCATTCGACGGCTACGCGCTGGAAGCGGCGGCACGCCTGAGGGACGACGCGCCGGACACCAGAATCACGGTGCTTTCCATGGGCCCGAAGCAGGCGGAGAACGCGCTGCGGGAGTGTCTGGCCATTGCTGCCGACAACGCTTACCTGGTGACGGACCGCATCTTCGGCGGATCCGATACGCTGGCCACCAGCTATATCCTGAGCAGGGCAATCGCAAAGGTCGAAGAGCTGGAAGGCGCGAAATTTGACGCGATCTTCTGCGGCAAGCAGGCGATCGACGGCGATACCGCACAGGTTGGCCCGGAAATCGCGGAACACCTGGGCTACCCGCAGGTAACCTACGCGCTGGAAGTAAAATCGGCGGAAGACGGCCTTCATGTCTACCGCGAGGCGGAAGACGGCAAGGAAGTCATCGGTGTACAGACGCCCTGCCTGATCACCTTTACCAAACCCTCTTTCGATCCCCGTTTCCCCACCATCAAACGCAAGATGGCGGCACGCAAAGCGCAGATCGCTCAGCTCACCGCGGCTGAATTGACGAACATCGACCCGGAGCACGCCGGCCTGAAAGGTTCGCCCACAAAAGTGAAGCGCACCTATGTGCCGCCGCGCAAAGAAGCCGGCGTTGTGGTCAAGGAAGAAACCACCGAAGCGTCCGCTCACAAGCTGTATGAGCTACTGAGCAAAGCGCACGTGATTTGA
- a CDS encoding electron transfer flavoprotein subunit alpha/FixB family protein has translation MEAKTKDLWVFLETNEDGTAKNVGIELLNPGRRLADKQGGKLVSVVIGCHTDAAVKEAGTHGADRVIVVDSEEFQRYTTDAYTAALAHLLEKYAPTSMLIGATPNGRDLGPRLSCRLGTGLTADCTALDIDEASGNIAWTRPAFGGNLMAVILCPDHRPQLGTVRPGVFKKPDVCEDKAEILREDFHVSADQIRTRLLETIREAAGEIVDLEGADIIVSGGRGVGGPEGFTILRELADALGATVGASRAAVDEGWITHSHQVGQTGKTVGPKLYIACGISGAIQHLAGMSSSDVIVAINKDFDAPIFGVADYGFVGNLFEIVPALTAEIKKAKA, from the coding sequence ATGGAAGCCAAAACCAAAGACCTTTGGGTATTTTTGGAAACCAATGAAGACGGCACTGCCAAGAATGTCGGAATAGAATTACTGAACCCCGGACGCCGCCTGGCCGACAAGCAGGGCGGAAAGCTGGTGTCCGTTGTCATCGGCTGCCACACGGATGCAGCCGTAAAAGAAGCGGGCACGCACGGAGCGGACCGGGTGATCGTGGTGGACAGCGAGGAATTTCAGCGCTACACCACGGACGCCTACACCGCCGCGCTGGCGCATTTGCTTGAAAAATATGCGCCTACGAGCATGCTGATCGGCGCGACCCCGAACGGCCGCGACCTCGGGCCGCGCCTGTCCTGCCGCCTCGGCACCGGCCTGACCGCCGACTGCACCGCGCTGGACATCGACGAAGCCAGCGGCAATATCGCCTGGACCCGACCGGCATTCGGCGGAAACCTGATGGCGGTAATCCTTTGCCCGGACCATCGCCCGCAGCTCGGTACGGTGCGGCCGGGAGTCTTTAAGAAGCCCGACGTCTGCGAGGACAAGGCGGAGATTCTCCGCGAGGACTTTCATGTATCCGCGGACCAGATCCGCACCAGACTGCTGGAAACCATCCGCGAAGCAGCGGGCGAGATCGTCGACCTTGAAGGCGCGGACATCATCGTCTCGGGCGGCCGCGGTGTCGGCGGACCGGAGGGCTTTACTATCCTCCGCGAGCTGGCGGACGCGCTGGGCGCTACCGTCGGCGCGTCCCGCGCGGCGGTGGACGAGGGCTGGATCACCCATTCCCATCAGGTCGGTCAGACCGGCAAAACCGTCGGTCCGAAGCTGTACATTGCCTGCGGCATTTCCGGCGCTATCCAGCATCTGGCCGGCATGAGCTCCTCCGACGTCATCGTGGCGATCAACAAGGACTTTGACGCCCCGATTTTCGGTGTCGCGGACTACGGCTTTGTGGGCAATCTTTTTGAGATCGTCCCCGCGTTGACTGCCGAGATCAAAAAAGCAAAAGCCTGA
- a CDS encoding acyl-CoA dehydrogenase: MDFKFTGEEQDILDMLHDFCVKSVAPIAAEIDEQEKFPEQTWHQLAEMGMMGMAYPEEAGGAGLSYLSYIAAVEEISKHCAATSTMFSAHSSLCAWPIFAFGTEEQKQKYLPDLCSGEKLGAFALTEPGAGTDAAMQRTVAEDKGDSWLLNGSKIFITNAGFASVFVVFAMTDKSLGTKGISAFIVEKDTPGFRIGSHEKKMGIRGSSTCELVFEDCKIPKGNLLGEIGKGFKVAMMTLDGGRIGIAAQAVGIAQGCIDQTIPYITQRIQFGKRISQFQNTQFEMANMQTHVDAARLLTYRAAQAKQDGDPYSHLAAMAKLFAADTASDVTRRCVQLVGGYGFTREYPFERMMRDAKITEIYEGTSEVQRMVISGWMGVK; the protein is encoded by the coding sequence ATGGATTTTAAATTTACCGGTGAAGAACAGGATATCTTAGATATGCTGCATGATTTCTGCGTAAAGTCGGTCGCTCCGATTGCTGCGGAGATTGACGAGCAGGAGAAATTTCCCGAGCAAACCTGGCATCAGTTGGCCGAAATGGGCATGATGGGCATGGCCTACCCGGAAGAAGCGGGCGGAGCCGGCCTGAGCTACCTTTCCTATATTGCCGCGGTTGAGGAAATCTCAAAGCACTGCGCGGCCACCAGCACCATGTTTTCCGCGCATTCCTCCCTGTGCGCCTGGCCGATTTTCGCTTTTGGCACGGAGGAGCAGAAACAAAAGTACCTGCCGGACCTGTGCTCCGGCGAAAAACTGGGCGCCTTTGCCCTGACTGAGCCCGGCGCCGGAACCGACGCCGCCATGCAGCGCACGGTCGCCGAGGACAAGGGCGACTCCTGGCTTCTTAACGGCTCGAAAATTTTCATCACCAACGCCGGTTTTGCGTCCGTCTTTGTTGTTTTCGCAATGACGGATAAGAGTCTGGGAACCAAGGGCATCTCCGCCTTTATTGTCGAGAAGGACACTCCCGGCTTCCGCATCGGTTCCCATGAAAAGAAAATGGGAATCCGCGGCTCCTCCACCTGCGAGCTGGTCTTTGAAGACTGCAAGATTCCCAAGGGGAATCTTCTGGGCGAAATCGGCAAGGGCTTCAAGGTTGCCATGATGACGCTGGACGGCGGCCGGATCGGCATTGCCGCACAGGCTGTCGGCATCGCTCAGGGCTGTATCGATCAGACCATTCCCTATATTACCCAGCGCATCCAGTTTGGCAAACGCATCAGCCAGTTCCAGAACACGCAGTTTGAAATGGCCAACATGCAGACGCATGTCGACGCGGCCCGCCTGCTGACGTACCGCGCGGCGCAGGCCAAGCAGGACGGCGACCCATACAGCCACCTTGCCGCGATGGCGAAGCTCTTTGCCGCCGACACCGCCAGCGACGTGACCCGCCGCTGTGTGCAGCTGGTCGGAGGCTACGGCTTCACCCGTGAATATCCGTTTGAGCGCATGATGCGCGACGCAAAAATCACCGAGATTTACGAAGGAACCAGCGAAGTACAGCGCATGGTCATCTCGGGCTGGATGGGCGTCAAATAA
- a CDS encoding FadR/GntR family transcriptional regulator, with protein sequence MDAKAEKSEKAYERVIDYVKDEIWRGNLKRGERLPSERDLAELLGVSRNSVREAMRTLSMMGFISSVHGGGNFISCDLEQNLSETLRIMMMMGETNFRQVSQLRRGLESETARLAASRILPRQTAKLADLVRRMREEPDAEKGSLLDQKFHTLLCEAAGNKLIYAIFMAMLSTINDFISIMYGRIVQDDEQAEQLYLSHEKLVDALSRNDEDDAVRAIQDHFEVVDASIDRS encoded by the coding sequence ATGGACGCAAAAGCGGAAAAAAGCGAAAAAGCCTATGAACGGGTGATCGACTACGTAAAGGACGAGATCTGGCGCGGGAACCTCAAGCGGGGAGAACGGCTGCCTTCAGAGCGGGATTTGGCGGAGCTGCTCGGGGTAAGCCGCAACTCCGTAAGAGAGGCGATGCGCACACTGAGCATGATGGGTTTCATCTCCAGCGTACACGGCGGAGGGAATTTCATATCGTGCGACCTGGAGCAGAATCTGAGCGAGACGCTCCGGATCATGATGATGATGGGAGAAACCAACTTTCGGCAGGTGAGCCAGCTGCGCAGGGGGTTGGAATCCGAGACGGCGCGCCTGGCGGCCAGCCGCATCCTGCCACGGCAGACGGCCAAGCTGGCGGATCTGGTACGCCGGATGCGCGAGGAGCCGGACGCCGAAAAGGGTTCCCTGCTCGACCAGAAATTTCATACGCTTCTCTGTGAAGCCGCCGGCAATAAGCTGATCTACGCAATTTTCATGGCTATGCTTTCGACCATCAATGATTTTATCAGCATCATGTACGGGCGCATCGTGCAGGACGACGAACAGGCGGAGCAGCTCTATTTGTCGCACGAAAAGCTGGTGGACGCCCTGAGCCGCAACGACGAGGATGACGCGGTCCGCGCGATTCAGGACCACTTTGAAGTCGTAGACGCATCGATCGACCGTTCGTAA
- a CDS encoding helix-turn-helix domain-containing protein, whose product MPNRKKTTAEEKIRIVELYLSGKIGYSEAGKQAGVDCKTIARWVSRYKTEGPAGFLTHGHDRAYGKETKLSAVLDYLAGKGSLQEICEKYGIRDTRQLRDWLRVYNCHEDFRIHTGGSRMTKGRDTTAKERMEIVKACIVNGNDYGGTALKYRVSYQQVYTWTRKYRNMGRAGLEDRRGHRAGTLPSRTPEEELRDKVAQLERKNYDLEMENALLKKVKELERRRR is encoded by the coding sequence ATGCCGAATAGGAAGAAGACAACAGCCGAAGAAAAGATCCGTATTGTAGAATTGTATTTGTCAGGCAAAATTGGATACAGCGAAGCAGGAAAACAGGCGGGAGTAGATTGCAAGACGATTGCGCGTTGGGTCAGTCGGTACAAGACGGAAGGGCCTGCGGGGTTTCTGACCCACGGACACGACCGGGCATACGGCAAGGAAACGAAACTATCGGCAGTTTTGGATTATCTTGCTGGGAAAGGTTCTCTTCAGGAAATCTGCGAAAAGTACGGAATCCGTGATACCCGGCAGCTCAGGGATTGGCTGAGGGTATATAATTGTCATGAAGACTTCAGGATACATACGGGAGGGAGTCGCATGACGAAGGGCCGGGATACAACCGCGAAAGAACGGATGGAGATCGTAAAAGCGTGTATCGTCAACGGGAATGATTACGGCGGTACAGCGCTTAAGTATCGAGTTTCTTACCAGCAGGTTTACACCTGGACGAGGAAATACCGAAATATGGGCAGGGCGGGGCTGGAGGACCGGCGGGGACACCGGGCCGGGACGCTTCCGAGCCGGACGCCGGAAGAAGAACTCAGAGACAAGGTTGCTCAGCTTGAACGGAAAAACTATGATCTGGAAATGGAGAACGCTCTGTTAAAAAAAGTGAAGGAATTGGAGAGGAGGCGACGTTGA
- a CDS encoding IS3 family transposase, producing MSFIRHPAAYGAVSTLSAERVFPVWKLCGFLHITRSAYYRWLKHPKSSRELENELIAGEVEKIHSLHTDMGYRRIRDELDRHHGIHVNDKRVLRIDRALHIQSSVKYRRHGCTKSAASPEYIAKNYLNRKFYADAPNRKWLTDVTEFKYFIGPEIRKVYLSAILDLYDRRIVAYAVGDHNDNRLVFNTLDAAVAANPDAHPLFHSDRGYQYTSRSFHSKLHAAKMKQSMSRVAHCIDNGPMEGFWGILKREMYYGRKFTDRKQITQAISEYIYFYNYRRLQRRLSVMTPMEFHAQYAKAA from the coding sequence TTGAGCTTCATCAGGCATCCGGCGGCTTACGGCGCGGTAAGCACGCTGTCTGCGGAACGGGTATTCCCTGTTTGGAAACTCTGCGGCTTTCTGCACATCACGCGCTCGGCGTATTACAGATGGCTGAAGCACCCGAAAAGCAGCCGCGAGTTGGAAAACGAACTCATCGCAGGCGAGGTCGAGAAAATCCATAGCCTGCATACGGATATGGGATACCGCAGAATACGGGATGAGTTGGACAGGCATCATGGCATTCATGTCAACGACAAGCGAGTACTCCGCATCGACCGTGCACTTCATATTCAGTCCAGCGTCAAATACCGTCGGCACGGGTGCACAAAAAGTGCGGCATCGCCGGAATACATTGCCAAAAACTATTTGAACCGCAAATTTTATGCGGACGCTCCGAACCGAAAATGGTTGACCGATGTAACGGAATTCAAGTATTTCATCGGCCCGGAAATCCGCAAGGTTTATCTGAGCGCTATTCTGGACTTGTACGACCGGCGCATCGTTGCCTATGCCGTAGGCGATCATAATGACAACAGGTTGGTATTCAATACGCTGGATGCTGCCGTGGCCGCTAATCCGGACGCACACCCGCTATTTCACAGTGACCGGGGGTACCAGTATACCAGCCGTTCTTTTCACTCGAAATTGCATGCCGCCAAGATGAAGCAAAGCATGTCCAGAGTGGCGCACTGTATTGACAATGGGCCGATGGAAGGCTTTTGGGGTATCCTCAAACGGGAAATGTACTATGGACGCAAATTCACCGACCGGAAACAGATCACGCAAGCCATTTCAGAGTATATTTACTTTTACAACTACCGGCGACTGCAGCGCCGATTGTCTGTTATGACACCCATGGAGTTCCATGCACAGTACGCAAAAGCTGCGTAA